From the genome of Danio rerio strain Tuebingen ecotype United States chromosome 2, GRCz12tu, whole genome shotgun sequence, one region includes:
- the wu:fj49a02 gene encoding myomegalin isoform X14, producing the protein MMKCRVCAGDLCGTHRRWIFHPSAKLSLRVLLSCALGFPLLRDGRCEFTCSKCSFMLERMFRFDTVIARVQALSLERLQRLLLEKERLRQCISALYSKNNPQMEPPPLLPPHAEYCALLEEDLQYRMQEYWAEDEGQCAHSPLCHVSERRCRTCRALRVPDSDFEAVCKVPRRVLRSVSCGPSTRSASGCREERVSGAVPTLRPESSSSDGEQTLRERQSAGGSLESLDAPFTEGRSGATSVEPLPHAGLLLALQDCGYRPVRSARGSRLPILTAAGLTNAGVQPERRSRSEEPELQELEELWRPLLDEYRPLCPRRTPKEKRSARSLVEQQYEDAAGQCVSEQQVETLQTQITHSQNSNQELQQKLCELESELLSIRQTSQEQENTIQTLTHTLSTKDTQTQELYNVIEGQNKTLCKLRESQRLQPTQAPADAPDPVLQGSAVSCDLEETRCALTLTQRRLQDLQRERERLQTELQNTLQHRESAHTHTQDLRQAVEQLRSELQVKVCELRDREVQAQTHIADRDRTIAQLQQSLSRKDKQLQEYSELLNPSSDSSGVVDRDTLLQTLRRRIRERDRALESSIDERFRCVEQQEAEVRRLQLVLREKDRDLERLSSVLQSNNHTLTGLDAVLRSKDLELQGALEACRRLEFLKQQSEEKHTLAVRERDGIIKRLQTALHTHTTHTEELQVAGGQGSAGLLLKLSEAERLLQEVMSERSRQLQEHQRQISDLLEALSCRDQELQAYGERMGRLISERSDQLQDLRSLLNTHQQQLNTAHRERDTHTAQLKEKDTLIQELLQVQRHTLIPTAAADGVCMSSSTDLEIQTVRDELQLSLRKHRETERELSDLRALLPAGHHDTVSFNQQQLVSQQQKLNEVLRAEEDLQQSHSDSSSHHSGVQEECVLRARGTLLMLEPDDTGESSSDEDDGDGDDEDLGSSSEEFSDSIEDEEKLTQKVEVGQPGYEMLLSQNAEEIQCDEEQRRGVELCGAMVQKDEALSHTRSADEECMASAAHEEGSVRCRGSEKAEADQQTCHEPQRDYCTFREEEYEEDEDDEDEGEEAAEIRAPPGKRGPPCVKLRESRRKRRCTRPHSLDLGALLSHTPAARGQGVEMEREVEGDSGSSSTGGGGAIGFWQHVEVGLREQAERLRGDLAVSRQENRELQERLMVSEATVHAQAEQIKDYRELLTESAVQQDSKQVQVDLQDLGYETSGRSENEAEREDTSSPEFDDLEMCVTLSGSRRSVCRSDSEADDASSLKGLVQDLRAQLSRSHKVIRGLQLRVRSLSATSDYASSLERTPRKVNWMCVSARAGEGFECVCEPPLRRSREMQELLSRVELLETQIRRPKMEDKMEESCAPRPGKYNTLIQAQARELCHLRQVMREGGSLCHTLTQHLSDATKAFEQLLRANDIDYYTSQSFRQQLSQSSTLAHRVCSRISGRDGPEQQDDKTGHELLALRLSKELQHKDDIIQSLHTQLQQRPDTPCSSHAHSETTDQSECTSFLSDERGSTNEDADLCSDVDASSECVEDERRPDRVFSTPHSLSGCQLTAHTQSRIQPIRGVDGSSCYQSGVDVIEEHLREIRSLRQRLEDSIRTNERLRQQLEARLTPAARDTVAPTNIFIQSPDAVSRLSTEVRTLKEEQLELQARLRASRDSCEEAEQLREAVLSGRVRLQQAELEAEQWKEELRRLQTHNSEQSQQIQQLRQDRHNNQEHNSRLQHKVSSLQQQLAESRSLLRSLQSELQLYERVCGVRTSSAAGLVCELQGPSGDWSELLLEVRALRAQLENSALRTHMQKQLEQCSEPRPSPTIPASPLYRRQLLHDPSPSPPVRDVGPFPSGPLYSPYSEMEESVLNTHDALEPHTELHGDAVDGCYANANGRHAVAHVQDYSALQQQLTEGRAAAQRVEETLRRVLGYTVLHTLLPDTHTLHTLLADTHTLQQVLDEAVSLLKMFWRAALPNTDGHTHLLQRELQALRLRVQEQEELLQGTVQRLRNTSRSKENMENYILSQLSRTRDVLKQARVNLEVKSSPVAPQVLLLGLA; encoded by the exons ATGATGAAGTGTCGTGTGTGTGCTGGAGATCTGTGCGGGACCCACCGCCGCTGGATCTTCCACCCGTCCGCTAAGCTCAGCCTGCGGGTCCTGCTGTCCTGCGCTCTGGGTTTCCCGCTGCTGCGCGACGGACGCTGCGAGTTCACCTGCAGCAAATGCAGCTTCATGCTGGAGCGCATGTTCCGCTTCGACACCGTGATCGCCCGCGTGCAGGCGCTGTCCCTGGAGCGACTGCAGCGCCTCCTGCTGGAGAAGGAGCGTCTGCGTCAGTGCATCAGCGCGCTCTACAGCAAAAACAACCCGCAGATGGAGCCGCCGCCGCTGCTGCCCCCACATGCGGAGTACTGCGCCCTGCTGGAGGAGGACCTGCAGTACCGCATGCAGGAGTACTGGGCAGAGGACGAGGGCCAGTGTGCCCACAGCCCTCTATGCCACGTGTCGGAGCGGAGGTGCAGGACCTGCAGGGCGCTGCGCGTGCCCGACTCTGATTTCGAGGCCGTTTGCAAGGTGCCCCGGCGGGTGCTGAGGAGCGTGTCCTGTGGGCCATCCACACGGTCTGCCAGCGGCTGCAGGGAGGAGCGGGTGAGCGGGGCGGTGCCCACACTGAGGCCGGAGTCCAGCTCGTCAGACGGGGAGCAAACGCTGCGGGAGCGGCAGAGCGCCGGGGGGTCCCTGGAGTCGCTGGACGCTCCGTTCACCGAGGGCCGAAGCGGTGCTACGTCTGTGGAGCCTCTGCCCCATGCTGGACTCCTGCTGGCACTGCAGGACTGTGGGTACCGGCCCGTGAGGAGCGCCCGCGGCAGCAGACTGCCCATCCTGACCGCTGCCGGCCTAACGAACGCAGGAGTACAGCCAGAGCGCAGGAGCCGCAGCGAGGAGCCGGAGCTGCAGGAGTTGGAGGAGTTGTGGCGCCCCCTGCTGGACGAGTACCGGCCCCTGTGCCCCCGCCGGACCCCCAAGGAAAAGCGCAGTGCACGG agtcTGGTGGAACAGCAGTATGAGGACGCGGCAGGGCAGTGTGTGTCGGAGCAGCAGGTGGAGACGCTGCAGACGCAGATCACACACAGCCAGAACAGCAACCAG gagCTGCAGCAGAAGCTGTGTGAGCTGGAGTCAGAGCTGCTCTCCATCAGACAGACCTCACAGGAGCAGGAGAACACCATCCAGACGCTCACACACACCCTGAGCACTAAAGACACACAG actcAGGAGCTGTATAATGTGATTGAGGGGCAGAACAAAACACTGTGTAAACTCAGAGAGAGCCAGCGGCTGCAACCCACACag GCTCCAGCAGACGCTCCAGATCCGGTTCTGCAGGGTTCTGCAGTGAGCTGTGATCTGGAGGAGACTCGGTGCGCGCTCACACTGACCCAGAGACGACTGCAGGACCTGCAGCGAGAGCGAGAGCGGCTGCAGACCGAACTGCAGAACACACTGCAGCACAGagagagcgcacacacacacacacag GACCTGCGGCAGGCGGTGGAGCAGCTGCGCTCTGAGCTGCAGGTAAAGGTGTGTGAGCTGCGTGATCGGGAGGTGCAGGCGCAGACACACATTGCAGACAGAGACCGAACCATCGCGCAGCTGCAGCAGAGCTTGAGCCGCAAAGACAAACAACTGCAG gagtaCTCAGAGCTGCTGAATCCCTCATCTGACTCCAGTGGAGTGGTGGACAGAGACACACTCCTGCAGACACTGAGGAGACGCATCCGAGAGCGGGACAGAGCCCTGGAG AGCTCTATTGATGAGAGGTTCCGCTGTGTGGAGCAGCAGGAGGCTGAGGTGCGGCGGCTGCAGCTGGTGCTGCGAGAGAAAGACCGAGACCTGGAGAGACTGAGCAGCGTCCTGCAGAGCAACAACCACACCCTCACg GGTCTGGATGCAGTGCTGCGCAGTAAGGATCTGGAGCTGCAGGGGGCGCTGGAGGCCTGTCGGAGGCTGGAGTTTCTGAAGCAGCAGAGCGAGGAGAAACACACACTCGCTGTCCGAGAGCGAGACGGCATCATCAAGCGGCTGCAGAccgccctgcacacacacaccacacacactgaG gagctgCAGGTGGCGGGGGGGCAGGGCTCTGCTGGACTCCTGCTTAAGCTCTCGGAGGCGGAGCGTCTGCTGCAGGAAGTGATGTCAGAGCGCAGCCGGCAACTACAGGAACACCAGCGGCAGATCTCAGACCTGCTGGAGGCCCTGAGCTGCAGAGACCAGGAGCTGCAG GCGTATGGCGAGCGAATGGGCCGGCTGATCTCAGAGCGCTCAGATCAGCTGCAGGACCTGCGGAGTCTGCTGAACACACACCAGCAGCAGCTGAACACAgcgcacagagagagagacacacacaccgCACAGCTGAAGGAGAAGGACACACTCatacag GAGCTGCTGCAGGTTCAGAGACACACACTGATCCCTACAGCAGCAGCAGACG GTGTGTGTATGAGCAGCTCAACTGATCTGGAGATACAGACCGTCAGAGATGAGCTACAGCTGAGCCTCAGAAAACACAGAGAGActgag cgagAACTGTCAGACCTGCGCGCTTTACTGCCTGCTGGACATCATGACACTGTGAGCTTCAATCAGCAG cagCTGGTCTCGCAGCAGCAGAAGTTGAATGAAGTTCTGAGAGCAGAAGAGGATCTTCAACAGAGTCACTCAGACAG cagctCTCACCACAGCGGTGTGCAGGAGGAGTGTGTGTTGCGTGCGCGCGGGACGCTGCTGATGCTGGAGCCGGACGACACTGGAG AGTCCAgcagtgatgaagatgatggagaTGGAGATGATGAAGATCTGGGCAGCAGCAGTGAAGAATTCAGCGACAGCATCGAGGACGAGGAGAAGCTAACACAG aagGTGGAGGTGGGTCAGCCTGGGTATGAGATGCTGCTGTCCCAGAATGCAGAGGAGATACAGTGTGATGAAGAGCAGAGGAGAGGAGTCGAGCTGTGTGGAGCGATGGTGCAGAAGGATGAGGCGCTCTCTCAcaccag GAGCGCTGATGAAGAGTGTATGGCGTCAGCAGCACATGAGGAGGGGTCTGTGCGCTGCAGAGGGTCCGAGAAGGCTGAAGCAGACCAGCAGACCTGCCATGAGCCTCAGAGAGATTACTGTACGTTCAGAGAGGAGGAGTATGAGGAGGAcgaggatgatgaggatgaaggAGAGGAAGCAGCAGAGATCCGGGCTCCACCAGGCAAGCGCGGCCCTCCGTGTGTGAAGCTGCGGGAGTCTCGGAGGAAGAGGAGGTGCACCAGGCCTCATTCCCTGGACCTGGGAGCCCTGCtgtcacacacacctgcagcccGCGGCCAG GGTGTAGAGATGGAGCGTGAGGTGGAGGGAGACAGTGGCAGCTCCAGCACTGGAGGAGGCGGAGCCATTGGCTTCTGGCAGCATGTGGAGGTGGGGCTCCGGGAGCAGGCGGAGCGTCTCCGTGGTGACCTCGCTGTGAGTCGTCAGGAGAATCGGGAGCTGCAGGAGAGACTGATGGTGTCAGAGGCGACGGTTCACGCACAGGCCGAACAGATCAAAGACTACAGAGAGCTGCTga CGGAGAGTGCGGTTCAGCAGGACAGTAAGCAGGTGCAGGTGGACCTTCAGGATCTGGGATACGAGACAAGCGGCCGCAGTGAGAATGAAGCCGAGAGAGAGGACACCAGCAGCCCCg AGTTTGATGATCTGGAGATGTGTGTGACGCTGTCGGGGAGCAGACGCAGTGTGTGTCGCAGTGACAGTGAAGCAGACGACGCGTCCTCACTGAAGGGTTTGGTGCAGGACCTGCGTGCGCAGCTCTCTCGCAGCCACAAGGTGATCCGCGGCCTGCAGCTGCGCGTGCGCTCACTCTCCGCCACCTCCGACTACGCCTCCAGCCTGGAGCGCACGCCGCGCAAG GTGAACTGGATGTGTGTTTCTGCGCGCGCGGGCGAgggttttgagtgtgtgtgtgagccgcCACTGAGACGCAGCCGAGAGATGCAGGAGCTGTTGAGCCGCGTGGAGCTGCTGGAGACGCAGATCAGGAGACCCAAGATGGAGGACAAGATGGAGGAGAGCTGTGCCCCGCGGCCcgg GAAGTACAACACACTGATCCAGGCGCAGGCGCGGGAGCTGTGTCACCTGCGGCAGGTGATGCGGGAGGGCGGCAGCCTctgtcacacactcacacaacacCTGAGCGACGCCACCAAAGCCTTCGAGCAGCTGCTGCGCGCAAACGACATCGACTACTACACCAGCCAGAGCTTCCGGCAGCAGCTATCCCAGAGTTCCACACTCGCACACAGAGTCTGCAGCCGGATCAGCGGcc GTGATGGACCTGAACAGCAGGACGATAAAACAGGCCACGAGCTGCTGGCGCtcag gctGAGTAAAGAGCTTCAGCACAAAGACGACATCATCCAGTCCCTCCACACACAGTTACAGCAGCGCCCGGACACGCCCTGCAGCAGCCACGCCCATTCTGAGACCACCGACCAATCAGAATGTACCTCGTTCCTGTCTGACGAGAGAGGCTCCACCAATGAGGATGCAGATCTGTGCTCTGACGTCGACGCCTCCAGTGAGTGTGTGGAGGACGAAAGGAGACCAGACagag TGTTCAGCACGCCACACTCTCTGTCCGGCTGTCAGCtgaccgcacacacacagagcaggattcagccaatcagaggcgTTGATGGATCGTCATGCTAtcagtcag GTGTTGATGTGATCGAGGAGCACCTGAGAGAGATTCGGTCTCTACGGCAACGGCTGGAGGATTCCATCAGGACCAATGAGAGGCTGAGACAGCAGCTGGAGGCGCGGCTAACCCCTGCGGCCAGAGacacgg TGGCTCCAACCAACATCTTTATCCAGAGTCCTGATGCTGTGAGTCGCCTGAGCACTGAAGTCAGAACACTGAAGGAGGAACAGCTGGAGCTGCAGGCCAGACTACGAGCCAgcagag ACAGCTGTGAGGAGGCGGAGCAGCTTCGGGAGGCGGTGCTTTCTGGGCGTGTCCGTCTGCAGCAGGCGGAGCTAGAGGCGGAGCAATGGAAGGAGGAGCTGAGGAGGCTGCAGACGCACAACTCTGAGCAGAGCCAACAAATACAACAACTGCGGCAGGACAGACACAACAACCAGGAGCACAAcagcag gctgcAGCACAAGGTCTCCTCCCTCCAGCAGCAGTTAGCAGAGAGCCGGTCACTGCTGCGCTCCCTACAGAGTGAACTGCAGCTGTACGAGCGAGTGTGTGGCGTCAGGACAAGCAGCGCTGCAG ggcTGGTGTGTGAGCTGCAGGGCCCATCGGGGGACTGGTCTGAGCTGCTGCTGGAGGTTCGGGCTCTAAGGGCTCAGCTGGAGAACTCTGCTCTgcgcacacacatgcagaaaCAGCTGGAGCAGTGCAGCGAGCCGCGTCCGTCGCCCACCATCCCTGCCAGCCCACTGTACCGGCGCCAGCTGCTGCACG ACCCGTCTCCTTCTCCTCCTGTCAGAGATGTGGGTCCGTTTCCCAGCGGGCCGCTGTACTCACCGTACTCCGAGATGGAGGAGAGCGTGCTGAACActcacg ACGCGCTGGAGCCGCACACAGAGCTGCATGGAGATGCGGTAGACGGATGCTACGCTAACGCTAACGGCAGACACGCGGTCGCACATGTGCAGGACTACAGCGCACTGCAGCAGCAGCTGACGGAGGGGCGAGCGGCGGCACAGCGGGTGGAGGAGACACTGCGGagg GTGCTGGGCTACACTGTGCTGCACACACTCCtgccggacacacacacactgcacacactcctggcggacacacacacactgcagcaggTTCTGGATGAGGCTGTTTCTCTGCTGAAGATGTTCTGGCGCGCGGCTCTGCCCAACACTGAcggacacacacacctgctgcagAGG GAGCTGCAGGCGCTGCGGCTGCGGGTGCAGGAACAGGAGGAGCTGCTGCAGGGAACCGTCCAGCGTCTGCGCAACACCAGCCGGAGCAAAGAGAACATGGAGAACTACATCCTGAGCCAgc TGTCGCGGACGCGAGACGTGCTGAAACAGGCCCGGGTCAATCTGGAG GTAAAGTCTTCCCCGGTGGCTCCGCAGGTTCTTCTGCTTGGTCTCGCATGA